Proteins encoded together in one Triticum dicoccoides isolate Atlit2015 ecotype Zavitan chromosome 7B, WEW_v2.0, whole genome shotgun sequence window:
- the LOC119339910 gene encoding putrescine hydroxycinnamoyltransferase 1-like, which produces MTKVEVVESTLVAPSEETPRRALWLSNLDLAVPKTHTPLVYYYPAPATDSDSADFFSPERLRAALARALVLFYPLAGRLDRDDGGRLQIDCNGEGALFVVARTPDVAGDDLFGSSYEPSPEIRRMFVPFAPSGEPPCLMSMFQVTFLKCGGVVLGTGIHHVTMDGMGAFHFIQTWTGLARGLALSDACLSPPFHDRTLLLARSPPHPEFDHPVYSPAYLNGAPRPFVTRVYSVSPKLLADLKSRCAPGVSTYGAVTAHLWRCMCVARGLAPGSDTRLRVPANIRHRLRPQLPRQFFGNAIVRDLVTVKVGDVLSQPLGYVADMIRKAVDHVDDAYTRSVIDYLEVESEKGSQAARGQLMPESDLWVVSWLGMPMYDADFGWGAPRFVAPAQMFGSGTAYVTQHGADRDDGIAVLFALEPEYLQCFQDVFYGE; this is translated from the exons ATGacgaaggtggaggtggtggagtCGACGCTGGTGGCGCCGAGCGAGGAGACGCCGCGGCGGGCGCTGTGGCTCTCCAACCTCGACCTCGCCGTGCCCAAGACGCACACGCCGCTCGTCTACTACTACCCGGCCCCGGCGACGGACTCGGACTCGGCCGACTTCTTCTCGCCAGAGCGGCTCAGGGCGGCGCTGGCCAGGGCGCTGGTGCTCTTCTACCCGCTGGCCGGGCGGCTAGACCGGGACGACGGCGGCCGGCTGCAGATCGACTGCAACGGCGAGGGCGCGCTCTTCGTCGTCGCCAGGACGCCAGACGTCGCCGGGGACGACCTCTTCGGGAGCAGCTACGAGCCCTCGCCGGAGATCAGGCGCATGTTCGTGCCCTTCGCGCCCTCCGGCGAGCCGCCGTGCCTCATGTCCATGTTCCAG GTGACGTTCCTCAAGTGCGGCGGCGTGGTGCTGGGCACGGGCATCCACCACGTGACCATGGACGGCATGGGCGCGTTCCACTTCATCCAGACATGGACGGGGCTCGCACGGGGCCTCGCCCTCTCCGACGCGTGCCTGTCGCCGCCGTTCCATGACCGGACGCTCCTCCTCGCGCGCTCACCGCCGCACCCCGAATTCGACCATCCCGTGTACTCGCCGGCGTACCTCAACGGCGCCCCGCGGCCCTTCGTCACCCGAGTCTACTCCGTATCCCCGAAGCTCCTCGCGGACCTCAAGTCCCGGTGCGCGCCCGGCGTGTCCACCTACGGCGCCGTGACGGCGCACCTCTGGCGGTGCATGTGCGTGGCGCGCGGGCTCGCCCCGGGCTCGGACACGCGCCTCCGGGTGCCGGCCAACATCCGGCACCGGCTGCGCCCGCAGCTCCCGCGCCAGTTCTTCGGCAACGCCATCGTGCGCGACCTCGTCACCGTCAAGGTGGGTGACGTCCTGTCGCAGCCGCTGGGGTACGTGGCCGACATGATCCGGAAGGCGGTGGACCATGTCGACGACGCGTACACGCGGTCGGTGATCGACTACCTGGAGGTGGAGTCCGAGAAGGGCAGCCAGGCGGCGCGCGGGCAGCTCATGCCGGAGTCGGACCTTTGGGTGGTGAGCTGGCTGGGGATGCCCATGTACGACGCCGACTTCGGGTGGGGCGCGCCACGGTTCGTGGCGCCGGCACAGATGTTTGGCAGCGGCACGGCGTACGTAACGCAGCACGGCGCCGACAGGGACGACGGCATCGCCGTGCTGTTCGCGCTCGAGCCCGAGTACctccagtgcttccaggacgtcttCTACGGGGAGTGA